One Lactobacillus sp. CBA3606 DNA segment encodes these proteins:
- a CDS encoding helicase C-terminal domain-containing protein — MKPNTTYAVVDIETTGTSVKDGDRIIQIGCAFVKNNKIINTFAADVNPLTKVPPVIENLTGISNARVRKAPPFDDLAGTIYSLLQGTVFVAHNVNFDLPFINAELQRVGYPELPIQAVDTVSLSQILLPTAPSFRLRDLSALLTIEHQHPHAADSDAIATAHLFIFLQQRLAQLPLTTLQQMVQLTPELPRDTAELFAYALQQGKKHPGRLPHDLMIKNGLALRKKKLPQQPVGRSDARYPLTKVQKVHLFGTDLRYRPQQARMMNQIYRHYTKASSQNEPLLIEAPTGTGKTLGYLLPLAYLAQGQRQVIISTATTVLQNQLLDQGVQLLNVLLPNPVTAVVIKGNQHYVDLDRFARGLALHEHSKQTQLLKLRVLVWLTTTTTGDLDELHLTTYQAPYFKEIAHHGVASLKADDPFFKDDFLRFRDQQMAQATFIITNHAYLMQHVAQLGSRQQQPLLVLDEAQHLAEGVLRESRQRFDFNFFMAACHSLTSRIDQEHGLNLRALFAEQPQSDYRLKLLDNSLNDTDLHLQQLQAALAREFVVAQKGGSQPVEIAVTTEAVTAFFATHNSLIKQLQTAIENCFLQFQQLNEQYQHDQAEVLPSEQHVLDDFYNRMQDLRQGYDLLRTWLMPATREQRVFWITLNQWHDRGSLSLSGSLIDTKGYFKEQLYPYFSAPLFTGATLFATGKSQYVYTQLDLDEKTTVHHQLSTPFDLEKQARLLIATDAVGPEAPGGKQRVAYLTQAINAIAMATPKQTLVLFNSLNMIEAVFHGLHQTKLSADREILAQGVNGSREKLLRRFVQGDHAILLGAASFWEGIDLPQDQLELLIITQLPFESPDRTTTKARYQQLRQAKLNPFYNEALPKAALRLRQGIGRLIRTEQDTGAAVILDDRLVTKRYGQTILKALPKTMPPVNGSIAEITTELQSFFKTK; from the coding sequence ATGAAACCAAACACGACCTATGCCGTTGTTGATATTGAAACAACTGGTACTAGTGTTAAGGATGGCGATCGTATCATTCAAATTGGCTGTGCGTTCGTCAAAAACAATAAAATAATTAATACTTTTGCAGCGGATGTTAATCCACTGACGAAAGTGCCACCGGTGATTGAAAATTTAACCGGTATTAGTAATGCGCGGGTGCGTAAAGCGCCGCCATTTGATGACTTGGCAGGGACGATTTATAGTCTTTTACAAGGCACTGTTTTTGTGGCGCACAATGTTAATTTTGATTTACCGTTCATCAATGCTGAATTACAACGAGTTGGCTATCCAGAATTGCCGATTCAAGCGGTTGATACGGTTTCGTTGAGTCAGATTTTATTGCCAACGGCCCCGAGCTTTCGTTTGCGAGATTTAAGTGCGCTATTGACGATTGAACATCAACATCCGCATGCTGCTGATAGTGATGCAATTGCGACGGCCCATTTGTTTATCTTTTTGCAACAACGCTTAGCACAGTTACCGTTGACGACGTTGCAACAAATGGTGCAACTAACGCCGGAATTACCACGCGATACAGCGGAACTATTTGCGTATGCCTTACAACAAGGGAAAAAGCATCCGGGCCGGTTGCCACATGATTTAATGATCAAGAACGGGTTAGCATTGCGCAAAAAAAAGTTGCCGCAACAACCAGTTGGCCGTAGCGATGCTCGTTATCCGTTAACTAAGGTGCAAAAAGTGCACCTATTTGGCACGGATTTACGGTATCGACCACAGCAAGCGCGGATGATGAACCAAATTTATCGGCATTATACGAAAGCTAGCAGTCAAAATGAACCGTTGTTAATTGAGGCGCCGACCGGAACTGGCAAGACACTGGGCTATTTGTTGCCACTGGCGTACTTGGCGCAAGGACAACGGCAAGTAATCATCAGTACGGCAACCACGGTGTTGCAGAATCAACTGTTAGACCAAGGCGTTCAACTCTTAAACGTGTTATTACCTAATCCGGTCACCGCAGTCGTCATTAAAGGAAATCAGCATTATGTTGATTTAGACCGGTTTGCGCGGGGGCTGGCGTTACATGAGCATTCTAAGCAAACGCAACTCCTAAAATTACGTGTGTTAGTATGGTTGACCACGACGACAACGGGTGATTTAGATGAACTTCATCTGACCACTTATCAGGCCCCTTACTTTAAAGAAATCGCGCATCATGGGGTGGCCTCACTTAAGGCGGATGATCCGTTCTTCAAAGATGACTTTTTACGGTTTCGGGATCAGCAGATGGCCCAAGCAACCTTTATTATTACGAACCACGCTTATTTGATGCAACACGTGGCGCAATTAGGTAGTCGACAACAACAGCCATTATTAGTTTTAGATGAGGCACAGCATCTCGCTGAAGGCGTCTTACGGGAATCGCGACAACGCTTTGATTTCAACTTCTTCATGGCAGCTTGTCATAGTTTGACCAGTCGGATTGATCAAGAACACGGGCTGAATCTACGGGCGCTGTTTGCCGAACAACCACAATCCGATTATCGGTTAAAGTTATTAGATAATTCCTTGAATGATACGGATTTACATTTGCAACAATTACAAGCGGCCTTAGCGCGGGAATTTGTCGTCGCACAAAAGGGTGGCAGTCAGCCGGTTGAAATTGCGGTTACAACCGAAGCGGTCACGGCCTTTTTTGCAACGCATAATAGTTTGATTAAGCAATTGCAGACGGCGATTGAGAATTGTTTCTTACAATTTCAACAATTGAATGAACAATATCAACATGATCAAGCGGAAGTATTGCCTTCTGAGCAACATGTTCTCGATGATTTTTATAATCGGATGCAGGATTTACGCCAAGGCTATGATTTGTTACGAACGTGGTTAATGCCAGCGACGCGTGAACAGCGGGTCTTTTGGATTACCCTGAATCAGTGGCATGATCGTGGTAGCTTGAGTTTGTCAGGTAGTTTGATTGATACGAAGGGGTATTTCAAGGAACAGCTCTATCCGTATTTCAGTGCGCCATTGTTTACGGGTGCGACGTTATTTGCGACAGGAAAGTCACAGTATGTTTATACGCAATTGGACCTTGATGAAAAGACAACGGTCCATCATCAATTATCAACCCCATTTGATTTAGAAAAGCAGGCGCGGCTATTAATTGCCACGGATGCTGTCGGTCCAGAAGCCCCCGGTGGTAAGCAACGGGTCGCCTACTTAACGCAGGCCATTAATGCCATTGCGATGGCGACACCCAAGCAAACACTGGTCTTATTTAATTCGTTGAACATGATTGAAGCAGTCTTTCATGGGCTACATCAAACGAAGTTAAGTGCAGATCGTGAAATCTTGGCTCAGGGTGTCAATGGCAGTCGCGAGAAATTATTGCGGCGTTTTGTTCAAGGTGATCATGCGATTCTATTAGGGGCGGCTAGTTTTTGGGAAGGCATTGATTTGCCACAAGACCAATTAGAGTTATTAATTATTACCCAATTGCCCTTTGAATCACCGGATCGTACCACAACTAAGGCCCGTTACCAGCAATTACGGCAGGCCAAGCTTAATCCATTCTATAATGAAGCGTTACCAAAGGCTGCGTTACGGTTACGTCAGGGGATTGGCCGGCTCATTCGTACGGAACAAGATACGGGTGCTGCGGTTATTTTAGATGATCGCCTCGTTACAAAGCGGTATGGACAAACAATTTTAAAGGCGTTACCTAAAACAATGCCGCCAGTTAATGGCTCAATTGCTGAAATTACAACGGAACTACAAAGTTTTTTCAAAACTAAGTAA
- a CDS encoding DUF5590 domain-containing protein codes for MRVQRRRRPERLIMIILLVVLAIIVAVYGTLWVAQRPVHNAQKTAYSLAVSKGKLKTTTAFSQYNGTASYYVVTGTSKKNVPVYALIKTKKPHQTTIVKQSAGITRTKALRKVWSKRNPSKVIKATLGVYEGQVVWEITYLNQKKALCYEILQYATGSEIKSIINI; via the coding sequence ATGAGAGTTCAACGTAGAAGACGTCCAGAACGACTAATCATGATCATTTTGTTAGTGGTCTTAGCAATTATTGTGGCCGTCTATGGGACCCTATGGGTGGCCCAACGTCCGGTGCACAATGCCCAAAAAACAGCTTATAGTTTAGCTGTTAGTAAAGGCAAGCTAAAAACGACGACGGCATTTTCTCAGTATAATGGGACAGCTAGTTATTATGTGGTTACCGGGACTTCTAAAAAGAATGTACCAGTATATGCCTTGATTAAGACTAAAAAGCCTCATCAGACGACAATTGTGAAGCAATCCGCCGGAATTACTCGTACGAAGGCCCTACGCAAAGTTTGGTCGAAACGTAATCCTAGCAAAGTGATCAAAGCCACGTTAGGCGTGTATGAAGGTCAAGTTGTTTGGGAAATTACGTATTTAAATCAGAAAAAAGCCCTCTGTTATGAAATTTTACAGTATGCTACTGGTAGTGAAATAAAATCAATTATTAATATTTAA
- a CDS encoding pyridoxal phosphate-dependent aminotransferase, giving the protein MELSHKVMQIQPSATLKISAQAKQMIAAGIDVINLGIGEPDYQTPENIKQAAITSITNGQASFYTPATGLPALKQAISQRIMADHGYQFDPSQIVVTDGAKMALFTLFQVILNPDDEVLLPVPYWVSYSEQVKLAGGVPVEVGTDRQLRFTIADLEAQRTTKTKALVLNSPQNPSGLVFSRAELTAIVNWAVQHDILIIADEIYEKLLYNGNHFTSVLELDAANMDHIVLINGVSKAYSMTGWRIGYAAGPKAIMAKMGVVLGHAASNPAAVSQYAAIEAFGGDQTSVETMRQGFEKRLNDLYPLINALPGFKLPSGKPAGAFYLFPDVTETLRLTGYADAPALVSAILTEAHVGLVPGEAFGLPGHIRLSYATDLESLHTAYRRLKTFIDQKIAEQAK; this is encoded by the coding sequence ATGGAATTATCGCATAAAGTCATGCAGATTCAGCCATCCGCGACCTTAAAAATTAGTGCGCAAGCAAAACAAATGATTGCGGCCGGTATCGATGTTATTAATCTGGGAATTGGTGAACCGGATTATCAGACGCCAGAAAATATTAAACAGGCGGCAATCACGAGTATCACTAATGGACAGGCCAGTTTTTATACACCGGCAACTGGATTACCCGCATTAAAACAAGCGATTAGTCAACGAATTATGGCTGATCATGGCTATCAATTTGACCCGAGCCAAATTGTCGTGACCGATGGCGCTAAAATGGCGTTATTTACGTTATTTCAGGTTATTTTGAATCCGGATGATGAAGTTTTATTGCCAGTTCCGTATTGGGTGAGCTATTCGGAACAAGTTAAACTAGCTGGTGGGGTGCCAGTTGAAGTTGGGACTGACCGGCAACTACGGTTCACGATTGCGGACTTAGAAGCCCAACGAACGACTAAGACCAAAGCCCTTGTCTTGAATTCACCACAAAATCCATCAGGGTTAGTTTTTAGTCGCGCAGAATTAACGGCAATCGTTAATTGGGCGGTTCAACATGATATTTTAATCATTGCGGACGAAATTTATGAGAAACTATTATATAATGGCAATCATTTTACGTCGGTATTGGAATTAGATGCTGCCAATATGGATCACATTGTGCTCATTAATGGGGTTTCAAAGGCTTATTCGATGACTGGCTGGCGGATTGGCTATGCCGCTGGTCCTAAAGCAATCATGGCGAAAATGGGTGTGGTTTTAGGCCATGCGGCTAGCAATCCAGCCGCAGTATCACAATATGCGGCCATTGAGGCGTTTGGAGGTGACCAGACGTCCGTGGAAACAATGCGTCAAGGGTTTGAAAAACGCTTGAACGACTTGTATCCACTAATTAATGCGCTACCGGGCTTCAAGTTGCCAAGTGGTAAGCCAGCGGGGGCTTTTTATCTGTTCCCAGATGTGACGGAAACGTTACGGCTGACCGGGTATGCGGATGCGCCGGCGTTAGTAAGTGCTATCCTGACTGAGGCCCATGTTGGTTTAGTGCCAGGCGAAGCCTTTGGATTGCCTGGTCATATTCGGTTAAGTTATGCGACGGATTTAGAGTCGTTACATACTGCTTATCGCCGGCTAAAAACATTTATTGATCAAAAAATTGCTGAACAAGCGAAATAA
- the asnS gene encoding asparagine--tRNA ligase produces the protein MVQEINITQAKDHVDEKVKIGVWLTNKRSSGKIAFLQLRDGTAFFQGVVVKSQVTPAVFELAKEVKQETSMWLTGVIHEDSRSKFGYEIEVEDIEVVGESEDYPITPKEHGVDFLMDHRHLWLRSTRPWAVMNIRNEVIRATYEFFNQEGFIKMDSPILTGSAPEGTTELFHTEYFDRDAYLSQSGQLYAEAGALAYGKVFTFGPTFRAEKSKTRRHLIEFWMIEPEMAFMHQEQSLEVQERYIAFLVQSVIDNCKYALDILDRDVEKLQKYTKLPYPRISYDEAIDLLKANDFDVEWGADFGSPEETFLADHFDQPVFVLNYPKAIKPFYMKPHPTRKDVVICADLLAPEGYGEIIGGSERATDYDYLLDQIKKAGLDPKDYAWYLDLRKYGSVPHAGFGLGLERFLTWITSEDHVRETIPFPRLLNRIYP, from the coding sequence ATGGTGCAAGAAATCAACATTACACAAGCTAAAGACCATGTTGACGAAAAAGTTAAAATTGGGGTCTGGCTAACAAATAAGCGTTCAAGCGGTAAAATTGCGTTTTTACAATTACGTGATGGGACAGCCTTTTTCCAAGGGGTTGTTGTTAAGAGTCAAGTGACACCTGCCGTTTTTGAACTAGCTAAAGAAGTTAAACAAGAAACCAGTATGTGGTTGACTGGGGTCATTCATGAAGATAGTCGCTCAAAATTCGGTTACGAAATCGAAGTTGAAGACATTGAAGTTGTCGGCGAAAGTGAAGACTATCCGATTACCCCGAAAGAACATGGGGTTGATTTCTTAATGGATCATCGTCATTTATGGTTACGTTCAACGCGGCCATGGGCGGTTATGAATATTCGTAATGAAGTTATCCGAGCAACGTACGAATTCTTCAATCAAGAAGGCTTTATCAAGATGGATTCACCAATTCTGACTGGGAGTGCCCCAGAAGGAACTACTGAATTGTTCCATACTGAATACTTCGATCGGGATGCTTACTTATCACAAAGTGGGCAATTATACGCTGAAGCTGGGGCTTTAGCCTATGGCAAGGTCTTCACCTTTGGGCCAACTTTTAGAGCTGAAAAATCTAAGACACGGCGGCATTTGATTGAATTTTGGATGATTGAACCTGAAATGGCGTTCATGCATCAAGAACAAAGCTTAGAAGTTCAAGAACGTTACATTGCCTTCTTAGTTCAAAGTGTCATTGACAACTGCAAGTATGCCTTGGATATTTTAGATCGCGATGTTGAAAAATTACAAAAGTATACGAAGTTACCTTACCCACGAATCAGTTATGATGAAGCAATTGATTTATTAAAGGCAAATGACTTTGATGTGGAATGGGGCGCTGATTTTGGCTCACCAGAAGAAACTTTCTTGGCGGACCATTTCGACCAACCAGTTTTCGTTCTCAACTATCCTAAGGCTATCAAGCCGTTTTATATGAAGCCACATCCAACCCGTAAAGATGTTGTGATTTGTGCCGATTTATTAGCGCCTGAGGGCTATGGTGAAATTATTGGTGGTTCTGAACGGGCCACTGATTATGACTACTTACTTGATCAAATTAAAAAAGCGGGTCTAGATCCTAAAGACTACGCTTGGTATTTAGATTTGCGTAAGTATGGTAGTGTGCCACATGCTGGCTTTGGTTTGGGCTTGGAACGTTTCTTGACGTGGATTACCTCTGAGGACCATGTGCGTGAAACAATCCCATTCCCACGGTTATTGAACCGTATTTACCCGTAA
- a CDS encoding DnaD domain-containing protein produces MEPLAQALVNGGQTNIANSLLSHYRAIGLTNDELLVYLQFKRLMDQGDQFPDAGVVAQSLGETTNTVFQRLHEMLAKKLLTIESITAADQKIHDRYNFDGLYDKLAVALKQEPTVAIVTGTAAAVTENPRQKVFKAIETEFGRALSPMEMERVSRWFDEDHYDPEIIKLGLQEAVLRQVYNLTYIDRILLNWQKRHLTTAVQIEADRRQGIEQRLNSAPKPQRQTGEHAGPQMPLFKLGETQN; encoded by the coding sequence ATGGAACCATTAGCACAAGCGTTAGTCAATGGCGGTCAGACCAATATTGCCAATAGTTTATTAAGTCATTATCGCGCCATTGGTCTCACAAATGATGAATTATTAGTCTATCTGCAATTTAAGCGGTTGATGGATCAAGGCGATCAATTTCCGGATGCGGGGGTCGTTGCACAAAGTTTAGGCGAGACGACGAATACTGTTTTTCAGCGGTTACATGAGATGTTAGCTAAGAAGTTACTGACGATTGAGTCGATTACGGCAGCTGATCAAAAAATTCATGATCGGTATAATTTTGATGGCCTCTACGACAAGTTGGCGGTGGCTTTGAAGCAGGAACCGACCGTGGCTATCGTCACTGGGACTGCGGCAGCAGTCACTGAGAATCCACGTCAAAAAGTGTTTAAAGCGATTGAAACTGAATTCGGTCGGGCACTTTCACCGATGGAGATGGAACGGGTCAGTCGTTGGTTTGATGAAGATCACTACGATCCCGAAATCATTAAACTTGGGTTGCAGGAAGCTGTTTTACGACAAGTATATAATTTAACTTATATTGATCGTATTTTGCTTAATTGGCAAAAACGACATCTGACGACCGCAGTTCAAATTGAAGCTGATCGGCGTCAAGGGATTGAGCAACGGTTGAATTCAGCACCAAAACCCCAACGACAGACCGGGGAGCATGCTGGTCCCCAGATGCCGCTGTTTAAGTTGGGTGAAACTCAAAATTGA
- a CDS encoding transglycosylase domain-containing protein: MAGNNNQNSRVARKRDTPQPPKKHWVRRIILTLIALAVVGILAGIGLFFYFAQSSPTVTESSLKSENTTRVYDANGKLFANLGNSNREYVKSNQIPATLKSAVVSIEDRRFYQHKGVDYYRILGAALGNLKGSSLGMQGGSTLTMQLVKLSVFSTKTSDRNIKVKAQEAWLALNVEKHFSKSQILEFYINKVYMGNGVYGMGTAAEYYYGKSLSQLNLSQLALLAGMPQSPTNYDPTTYPAYATSRRNLVLEAMYSNKAITKQQMTAAKNVNVQTGLAKTHTSLVTQQHKNKVVDAYLKEVITAIKAKGYDPYTDGLKVYTNLNMNAQKRLYQIANSDTYVSYPNDKFQLGVSVVDSYTGKISAMIGGRKTGDVTYGLNRAVQTDRSNASTMKPILDYGPAIEYLNWPTYKTVSDTKYKYPGSKISVNDFDNKTLGNMTMREALVQSRNIPAVRTLEQVGRTKAKTFANGLGMNFTGTIPYAYAIGANVSTLQVAGAYAAFANGGVYHKPYYVNKIVSQDNETTTYSSTGKRAMKKSTAYMITDMLKGVINSSTGTGTTAKISGVYQAGKTGTDGYPSDWKSKVPSDADIDSWMAGYTKNYSVSVWTGYDQAYAKNGYIDSTTSKISQDIYREMMTYLQQYSPNSDWTKPSSVATTTRHGLQELYLANHVFSASQTSSGTTSAASASTTSSTATASSNNATSSSAASSSESSSASSSSEASSSSSEAETSSSSSSEASSSSEVASSSSSSEAASSSTAASSTEPATDDNAGN, translated from the coding sequence ATGGCAGGTAACAATAATCAAAACTCACGGGTAGCGCGTAAACGGGATACCCCCCAACCACCCAAAAAACATTGGGTACGTCGAATCATCTTAACGTTAATTGCATTAGCAGTTGTCGGTATTCTGGCTGGCATTGGCCTCTTCTTCTACTTTGCCCAAAGTTCCCCCACAGTTACTGAAAGCAGTCTTAAAAGCGAAAACACCACGCGTGTCTACGATGCTAACGGTAAACTATTCGCTAATCTAGGTAACAGTAATCGCGAATACGTTAAATCTAATCAGATTCCAGCAACTTTAAAAAGCGCGGTTGTCTCCATTGAAGATCGTCGTTTTTACCAACATAAAGGGGTCGACTATTACCGGATTCTCGGCGCAGCTTTAGGTAACCTTAAAGGCTCCTCACTGGGGATGCAAGGTGGGAGTACGCTGACCATGCAACTGGTCAAGTTGTCCGTCTTTTCAACGAAAACTTCCGATCGAAATATTAAAGTTAAGGCCCAAGAAGCTTGGTTAGCGCTAAATGTTGAAAAACACTTTAGTAAATCCCAAATTTTGGAATTCTACATTAACAAGGTTTATATGGGGAACGGTGTCTATGGGATGGGAACCGCCGCAGAATATTACTATGGCAAGTCCTTGAGTCAACTTAATCTCAGCCAGTTGGCCTTATTAGCCGGTATGCCACAATCACCAACTAATTATGACCCAACAACCTATCCCGCCTATGCGACGAGCCGGCGCAACCTCGTCTTAGAAGCAATGTATTCTAATAAAGCCATCACGAAACAACAAATGACAGCCGCTAAAAATGTGAATGTTCAAACGGGGTTAGCTAAGACGCACACCAGCTTAGTCACCCAGCAGCATAAAAACAAAGTAGTCGATGCCTATTTAAAAGAAGTCATCACGGCCATTAAAGCCAAAGGTTACGATCCATATACTGATGGCCTAAAAGTCTATACTAACTTAAACATGAATGCCCAGAAACGGCTCTATCAAATTGCCAATAGTGATACCTACGTCTCCTACCCCAATGACAAGTTTCAGTTAGGGGTTTCCGTCGTCGATTCGTATACTGGGAAAATTTCAGCCATGATTGGTGGCCGTAAAACTGGGGACGTTACCTACGGCTTGAATCGAGCCGTCCAAACTGACCGTTCCAACGCTTCCACGATGAAGCCAATTTTGGATTACGGCCCGGCAATTGAATACCTCAATTGGCCAACTTATAAGACTGTTTCTGATACTAAATATAAGTATCCTGGTAGCAAGATTTCAGTCAATGACTTTGATAACAAGACCTTAGGGAACATGACGATGCGTGAAGCGCTCGTTCAATCCCGAAACATTCCCGCCGTACGAACCTTGGAACAAGTTGGCCGCACAAAAGCCAAAACTTTTGCCAATGGTTTAGGGATGAACTTTACCGGTACGATTCCTTATGCTTACGCCATTGGGGCTAACGTATCGACCTTACAAGTTGCTGGCGCTTATGCCGCATTTGCCAACGGTGGCGTTTACCATAAGCCCTACTATGTCAACAAAATTGTCAGTCAAGATAATGAGACAACCACCTACAGTAGTACTGGTAAACGGGCGATGAAAAAATCCACGGCTTACATGATCACAGATATGTTAAAAGGCGTCATTAACAGTTCTACTGGGACTGGGACCACCGCTAAAATTAGTGGTGTTTACCAAGCCGGCAAGACTGGGACCGATGGTTATCCAAGCGATTGGAAGAGTAAGGTCCCATCAGACGCCGATATTGACTCTTGGATGGCCGGCTATACGAAAAACTATTCAGTTTCAGTTTGGACTGGTTACGATCAAGCTTATGCTAAGAACGGCTATATTGATTCAACGACGTCAAAAATTTCGCAAGATATCTATCGTGAAATGATGACCTACTTACAACAATATTCACCGAATTCTGATTGGACCAAGCCTAGCTCAGTTGCAACAACAACTAGACATGGTCTCCAAGAATTATACTTGGCCAACCATGTCTTCTCAGCATCACAGACGTCCTCAGGAACCACGAGTGCCGCTTCCGCTTCAACGACTAGTTCTACTGCCACTGCCAGTTCCAACAATGCGACCAGCAGTAGTGCCGCCAGTTCTAGTGAATCGTCTTCAGCTAGTTCCTCATCTGAAGCTTCAAGTAGTAGTTCGGAAGCCGAAACTAGTAGCAGCAGTAGCTCCGAAGCTAGTTCTAGCTCTGAAGTCGCTAGCAGTTCTAGTTCCAGTGAAGCTGCTTCGTCATCAACCGCCGCTAGTTCCACTGAACCGGCGACCGATGATAATGCAGGTAATTAA
- the recU gene encoding Holliday junction resolvase RecU, producing the protein MTIRYPNGNPYHQPAHAKSHPSKFANVNFGDRGMSLEEEINTSNTYYLEHDIAVVYKKPTPIQIVKVDYPNRSAAVIREAYFKHASTTDYNGVYQGNYLDFEAKETKSKTAFPLKNFHEHQIEHMRKCLGQAGICFVIIRFAVLNRLFLLKASDLFTYWDHQADGGRKSIPLADIERLASEMHYQINPLIPYLEAVDILIKH; encoded by the coding sequence GTGACGATTCGTTATCCAAACGGCAATCCCTATCACCAACCGGCCCATGCCAAATCGCACCCATCAAAATTCGCTAACGTTAATTTTGGCGATCGTGGGATGAGCCTGGAGGAAGAGATTAACACCAGCAACACCTATTATCTTGAACATGATATCGCCGTCGTTTATAAAAAACCGACGCCCATTCAAATTGTTAAGGTGGATTATCCTAACCGGAGTGCCGCCGTCATCCGCGAAGCTTATTTCAAACACGCCTCGACGACTGATTATAATGGCGTTTATCAAGGCAACTATCTTGATTTTGAAGCTAAGGAAACCAAAAGTAAAACGGCCTTTCCACTCAAAAATTTCCACGAACACCAAATTGAGCACATGCGAAAATGTTTGGGTCAAGCCGGCATTTGTTTTGTCATCATTCGCTTTGCAGTTTTGAATCGGTTATTTTTATTAAAAGCTTCAGATTTATTTACTTATTGGGATCACCAAGCTGATGGTGGTCGCAAATCAATTCCACTTGCTGACATTGAACGCTTAGCCAGTGAAATGCACTACCAGATTAATCCGCTCATTCCCTATTTAGAAGCGGTTGATATCCTTATTAAGCATTAA
- a CDS encoding DUF1273 domain-containing protein, which translates to MSRLWMSGYRSYELGVFGDTDDKLKVIKYALTSYLTAQIEDGVDWLITGGQLGVEQWCAEVGVALKQTYPELKVAMMLPYAEFGGRWKENNQAKLQLLLAQVDFHAAISKRPYENPQQLRNYQEFMVTHTDAAALVYDLDNPGKPSYDYDAIQSFTETQPYPLTVIDFDWLQESANEYAEKQNNGFNFE; encoded by the coding sequence GTGAGTCGTTTATGGATGAGCGGCTATCGTAGCTATGAACTGGGTGTTTTTGGTGATACCGATGATAAATTAAAAGTGATCAAGTATGCGTTGACCAGTTATTTAACAGCCCAGATTGAAGATGGGGTTGATTGGTTGATTACCGGTGGTCAATTAGGCGTCGAACAATGGTGTGCAGAGGTTGGGGTTGCTTTAAAACAAACCTATCCTGAATTAAAAGTGGCCATGATGTTACCCTATGCGGAATTTGGCGGGCGTTGGAAAGAAAATAATCAGGCCAAATTACAACTACTATTGGCGCAAGTTGATTTTCATGCCGCAATCAGTAAACGACCTTACGAAAATCCACAACAATTAAGAAATTATCAAGAATTTATGGTGACCCATACAGATGCGGCTGCGTTAGTTTATGATTTAGATAATCCAGGAAAACCTTCGTATGACTACGATGCTATCCAGTCATTTACTGAGACACAACCGTATCCGTTAACAGTAATTGACTTCGATTGGTTGCAAGAAAGTGCGAATGAGTATGCAGAAAAACAGAATAATGGTTTTAATTTCGAATAA
- the gpsB gene encoding cell division regulator GpsB yields MAKHNFTPKDILQKEFKPKMRGYDPADVDGFLDNVIKDYESFNKDNQQLSDENERLRAKVDELTKQVAVGATSPSSQPTSTVTNMDILKRLSNLERHVFGAQLDNNQNESHRL; encoded by the coding sequence ATGGCTAAACATAATTTTACTCCCAAAGACATCCTACAAAAAGAATTCAAGCCAAAGATGCGGGGTTATGACCCAGCTGACGTGGATGGTTTCTTAGATAATGTCATTAAGGACTATGAGTCATTTAATAAAGATAACCAACAACTTTCAGATGAAAACGAACGGTTGCGGGCCAAAGTCGATGAGCTTACAAAGCAAGTCGCAGTTGGTGCAACCAGTCCATCTTCACAGCCAACTAGTACGGTGACGAATATGGATATTCTGAAACGCTTATCTAATTTGGAACGGCACGTGTTTGGCGCCCAATTAGATAACAATCAAAATGAATCTCATCGACTTTAG